In Balaenoptera musculus isolate JJ_BM4_2016_0621 chromosome 17, mBalMus1.pri.v3, whole genome shotgun sequence, a genomic segment contains:
- the GDAP1 gene encoding ganglioside-induced differentiation-associated protein 1 isoform X2, which translates to MPDKGSMYYPRVQHYRELLDSLPMDAYTHGCILHPELTVDSMIPAYATTRIRSQIGNTESELKKLAEENPDLQEAYIAKQKRLQSKLLDHDNVKYLKKILDELEKVLDQVETELQRRNEETPEEGRQPWLCGESFTLADISLAVTLHRLKFLGFARRNWGNGKRPNLETYYERVLKRKTFNKVLGHVNNILISAVLPTAFRVAKKRAPKVLGTILVVGFLAGMGYFAFMLFRKRLGSMILVLRPRPNYF; encoded by the exons ATGCCTGATAAAGGAAGCATGTATTACCCACGGGTACAACATTATCGAGAACTACTTGACTCCTTGCCCATGGATGCCTATACACACGGCTGCATTTTACATCCCGAGCTAACTGTGGACTCCATGATCCCAGCTTATGCAACAACAAGGATTCGCA GCCAAATTGGTAACACAGAGTCTGAACTGAAAAAACTTGCTGAAGAAAACCCAGATTTACAAGAGGCGTACATTGCAAAACAGAAGCGACTTCAA TCAAAGCTCCTTGACCACGACAATGTCAAATACTTGAAGAAAATTCTTGATGAATTGGAGAAAGTCTTGGATCAGGTTGAAACTGAGttgcaaagaagaaatgaagaaacccCAG AAGAGGGCCGCCAGCCATGGCTCTGCGGGGAATCCTTCACCTTGGCTGACATCTCGCTTGCTGTTACACTGCATCGACTGAAGTTCCTGGGGTTTGCGAGGAGAAACTGGGGAAATGGAAAGCGACCGAACTTGGAAACCTATTACGAGCGTGTCttgaagagaaaaacatttaacaaggttTTAGGACATGTCAACAATATATTAATCTCTGCGGTGTTGCCAACCGCATTCCGCGTGGCCAAGAAAAGGGCCCCAAAAGTTCTTGGCACCATCCTTGTGGTTGGTTTTCTTGCAGGAATGGGATATTTTGCTTTTATGCTTTTCAGAAAGAGACTTGGCAGCATGATATTAGTGCTCAGACCCAGACCAAATTATTTCTAG